GTCGCCGCGAGCGTGGTGCCGTCGCCGAGCCAGGCGCCCAGCGTGTACGGCTCAAGCAGGAACACCTGCTCGGCCAGCTGCAGTGGCCGCGTGGTGCTCACGCTGTGGTTCAAGCGCCCGTCGGCGGTCTCGCAGCGAAGCGTGGCCCCGATGTCGGCAGTGGTCCGCACCCCCGGCAGCACGCGCTGCCGACCGTCCCGACGGTGCTTGGCCGCCTGCGCGCTCCGCCGCGACGCCCTTGTGTCGGTCAGCCACTGGTGCTGCTCGTCGGCGACCAGCATCGAACCGTCCGAGAAGTGCACCTCGTAGCAGGGCCGCCCCGTCATGACCTCGGTCGCGCCCACCACTCGGGTCGGCACACCGTCCGCGCCGATGACCTCGTCGCCGACCTCGACCTCACCCATCGTCGTCCAGCCGGACGGCGTCGCCAGCGGGGTGTCGAGCGCGAGCGCCTTGCCGATCGCCGGCCGGGCCGCCAGGACGATCATCTGACCCGGGTGCAGACCGTTCGTCAGCCGGTCGAGGTCGGAGAAGCCGGTCGGGACGCCGATCATGCCCTCGCCGCGGTGCCCAGCCGCCTCGATCTCGTCCACCGTCGGCTCGATGATCTGGCCGATCGGCAGGTAGTCCTCGCTGGTGCGCCGCTCGGTGACGGCGTACACCTCGGCCTGGGCGGCGTTGACGATGTCGTCGACGTCCCCGCCGGTCGTCGCGTAGCCGAGCTGGACGATCTTCGTCCCCGCGTCGACCAGCCGGCGCAGCACCGCCCGCTCACGCACGATCCGGGCGTAGAAGCCCGCGTTCGCCGCCGTCGGCACCGACGAGATGAGCGTGTGCAGGTACGGCGCGCCGCCGACCCGCGCGTGGTCGCCGCGCTTGTTCAGCTCGTCGGAGACCGTGACCGCATCAGCCGGCTCGCCGCGCCCGTACAGGTCCAGGATCGCGTCGTAGATCAGCTCGTGCGCCGGACGGTAGAAGTCGTTCCCCCGGAGGACCTCGACGACGTCCGCGATCGCGTCCTTGCTCAGCATCATCCCGCCGAGCACGGACTGCTCCGCCGCGACATCCTGCGGAGGGGTGCGGTCGAACGACTCGCCAGGCCCGCTCGGCGGCCCGTAGCTCGACGGCGCGTCAACGTCCGTGATCGACACCCTGCTCCCTCCCAGATCTGACCCGCCCGAACCCCGTCCGCGACCCGAGTAACAGTTGATCAGTAGGCACCGACAACGGCTGGTCTAGAGCTGGCGGGGACACGCTAGGGGTGTCCGGCCACCAGCTCAAACCCCGTTGTGCACAACCCCGATGAGAAGGTGTGGACGACCTGTTGACCGCTGCCCACAGGCTGTGTGGTTCGTTGTGGACGACGCGCCCGGCCAGCGGGGAGGCCGTGCTCATCACCAGCACCAACGTCGTGCACAGCCTGTGGACAAAAGAAAGTTCGAGGGATTGTGGTCTTCCGCGCGTCACCTTCTCGCCATCCGGACGGCACCTCCCGTGAGGTCCTCCGCCTGGCGGTGCCCGCCTTCCTCGCACTGGTCGCCGAACCGCTGTTCCTGCTCGCCGACTCGGCCATCGTGGGCCGCCTCGGCACCGTCCAGCTCGCCGGCCTGGGTGTGGCGTCTGCAGCCCTGGCCACGACGGCCGGGGTCTTCGTCTTCCTCGCGTACGGCACGACCGCCTCGGTCTCCCGGCGGGCAGGCGCGGGTGACCTGCTCGGAGCGCTGCGGCTCGGCGTGGACGGCGTGTGGCTGGCCGTGCTCATCGGTCTCGCCGCCGCCACCACCCTGATCCTGCTCGCCCAGCCGATCGCCGACGCGTTCGGGGCCTCCGGCCCCGCCACCGACCAGGCGGTCACCTACCTGCGGATCAGCGGGATCGGCGTCCCGGCCATGCTCGTCGTGATGGCCGCCACCGGCGTGCTGCGCGGCCTGCAGGACACCCGGACCCCGCTGGTCGTCGCCGTCGCCGGCTTCAGCCTGAACATCGTGCTCAACGTGGTGCTCGTCTACGGCCTCGACCTCGGCATCGGTGGTTCGGCGCTCGGCACGGTCATCGCGCAGACCGCCATGGCGCTCAGCCTGGTCGCCGTCATCGTGCACGCCCTGCACCGCCAGCACGGCAAGGCACTTGCCCTGGTACTGCGCCCGCACCCTGGCGGCGTGCTAGCCGCGGCCCGCGACGGCGTCCCGCTGCTCGTCCGGACCCTGGCGCTGCGCGCCGTCCTGCTGCTGACGACCTGGGTGGCGGCGTCCGGTGGGGACGTGACGCTGGCCGCCTACCAGGTGTCCGCCACGATCTGGACGTTCCTCGTGTTCGCCCTCGACGCGCTCGCGATCGCCGCGCAGGCGCTCACCGGCTACGCCCTCGGCGCCGGGGACGTCGAGCGGGCCCGCCGCCTCACCGCGCTGATGGTGCGCTGGGGCGTCGGGTGCGGCGTCGTCCTGGGCCTGGTCGTGCTCGCGCTGCACCAGGTGCTGCCCGTGCTGTTCACCGAGGACCCGCTGGTGCGGCGCGCGCTGGCCGCCGCGCTGGTGGTGGTGGCGGTGCAGCAGCCGCTGTCCGGGTTCGTGTTCGTGCTGGACGGCGTGCTGATCGGGGCCGGCGACGGGAGGTGGCTCGCCGTGGCCGCGATCGCCCAGCTCGTGCTCTACGTGCCGGTCGTGGTGCTGATGCAGGCGGCCGACGTGGCGACGTCCGGGCTGTGGTGGGGGTTCGGCGCGTTCATGCTGGCCCGCGGGCTGCTGCTCGGGTGGCGCGCCCGCGGCGATCGGTGGGCTGTCGCCGGCGCGACCCGCTGACCCTTTCCGCCACTCAGGCCGGTTCTGCGGGTCGAAAAGCGGACTCAGTGGCGGAAAGCGGACTGAGCGGCGGAAGCGTCGGGTGGGCAAACGGCGGAGGGGCCCGCACCCCGGGTGGGATGCGAGCCCCTTCGACGGGACCGGACGTCGGTCAGCCGGCGACGACCTCGAGGGCCACCTTGGCGGCGACCTCGGGGTGCAGACGCACGCTGACGTCGTGACGGCCGACAGCCTTGATCGGCTGGCCGAGCTCGATCTTGCGACGGTCGAGCTGCGGGCCACCGCCCGCGACGACGGCCTCAGCCACGTCACCGGTGGTGACGGCGCCGAACAGACGGCCACTGGCGCCGGCGTGCGCGACCAGCTTGATCGTCTTGCCCTCGAGCTGCGCCTTCACGGACTGCGCCTGCTCGAGCGTGGCGATCTCGCGGGACGAGCGAGCCTTGCGGATCGCGTCGACCTGCTTCTGGCCACCCTTGGTCCAGGGCGTGCCCAGCGAGCGCGGGATCAGGAAGTTGCGGGCGTAGCCGTCCTTGACGTCGACGACGTCGCCGGGCGCACCGAGGCCGGTGACCTCCTGGGTCAGGATGAGCTTCATGTGTCTCGTCCCCCGATCAGCGAGCAGAGCTCGAGTAGGGGAGCAGCGCCATCTCGCGAGCGTTCTTGATCGCGCTGGCGAGCTGTCGCTGCTGCTGGACGGTGACACCAGTCACCCGGCGCGCGCGGATCTTGCCGCGGTCCGAGATGAACTTGCGCAGGAGCGCAGTGTCCTTGTAGTCGATGTACTCGACCTTCGCCGCCTTCAGCGGGTTGGCCTTCTTCTTCGGCTTGCGCACAACGGGCTTTGCCATCGTGGAGCTCCCCTTTCGTGGAGCCCGGACCGCGTGCGATGTCGGTCCGGGATGGTCGGTTCGGATCTGTCAGGTACCCGGTCTGACCGGGCCAATCACGTGCTCGTCCTCGAGGATCAGAACGGCGGGTCGTCGTTGAAGCCGCCGCCGGAGTTGCCGCCCCCACCGGAGCCACCACCCCAGCCACCCTGGCCACCGGCGGCAGCGCCACCGGAGGAGGAGCCACCGGACGGGCCGGTCGCCCACGGGTCGTCAGCCGGCTGGCCGCCACCCTGGCCGCCACCGGAGCCACCGCTCCAGCCACCGCCGGAGCTGCCGCCCTGGCCGCCGCCACCCTGGTTGCCGCCGAACCCGCCACCGCCGCCGCGCTGGGCCTTGGTGACCTTGGCGGTTGCGCGACGCAGCGTCGGGCCGATCTCGTCCACCTGCATCTCGACCACGGTGCGCTTCTCGCCCTCCTTGGTCTCGTAGCTGCGGGACTGCAGCCGACCCTGGGCGATCACCGCGGTGCCGCGGGTGAGCGACTCGGCGACGTTCTCGGCCGCCTCACGCCACACGGAGCACCGCATGAACAGCGTCTCGCCGTCCTTCCACTCGTTCGACTGGCGGTCGAACGTGCGGGGCGTCGACGCGATCGTGAAGTTCGCGACGGCCGCACCGGAGGGGGTGAAGCGCAGCTCGGGATCGCCGGTGAGGTTCCCGACGATCGTGATGATGGTGTCGCCTGCCATGGCCTGCCCTTCGAAACTGCGGGGGTGGGGTGTGGTCCGTC
The window above is part of the Angustibacter luteus genome. Proteins encoded here:
- the rplI gene encoding 50S ribosomal protein L9; translation: MKLILTQEVTGLGAPGDVVDVKDGYARNFLIPRSLGTPWTKGGQKQVDAIRKARSSREIATLEQAQSVKAQLEGKTIKLVAHAGASGRLFGAVTTGDVAEAVVAGGGPQLDRRKIELGQPIKAVGRHDVSVRLHPEVAAKVALEVVAG
- the rpsR gene encoding 30S ribosomal protein S18, whose product is MAKPVVRKPKKKANPLKAAKVEYIDYKDTALLRKFISDRGKIRARRVTGVTVQQQRQLASAIKNAREMALLPYSSSAR
- a CDS encoding MATE family efflux transporter, with translation MVVFRASPSRHPDGTSREVLRLAVPAFLALVAEPLFLLADSAIVGRLGTVQLAGLGVASAALATTAGVFVFLAYGTTASVSRRAGAGDLLGALRLGVDGVWLAVLIGLAAATTLILLAQPIADAFGASGPATDQAVTYLRISGIGVPAMLVVMAATGVLRGLQDTRTPLVVAVAGFSLNIVLNVVLVYGLDLGIGGSALGTVIAQTAMALSLVAVIVHALHRQHGKALALVLRPHPGGVLAAARDGVPLLVRTLALRAVLLLTTWVAASGGDVTLAAYQVSATIWTFLVFALDALAIAAQALTGYALGAGDVERARRLTALMVRWGVGCGVVLGLVVLALHQVLPVLFTEDPLVRRALAAALVVVAVQQPLSGFVFVLDGVLIGAGDGRWLAVAAIAQLVLYVPVVVLMQAADVATSGLWWGFGAFMLARGLLLGWRARGDRWAVAGATR
- a CDS encoding single-stranded DNA-binding protein → MAGDTIITIVGNLTGDPELRFTPSGAAVANFTIASTPRTFDRQSNEWKDGETLFMRCSVWREAAENVAESLTRGTAVIAQGRLQSRSYETKEGEKRTVVEMQVDEIGPTLRRATAKVTKAQRGGGGGFGGNQGGGGQGGSSGGGWSGGSGGGQGGGQPADDPWATGPSGGSSSGGAAAGGQGGWGGGSGGGGNSGGGFNDDPPF